The following are encoded together in the Streptomyces sp. NBC_01465 genome:
- a CDS encoding SURF1 family protein, whose protein sequence is MYRFLLTPRWWGINVFVLLAIPFCIFMGSWQLSRFEARVATHTAAEKAPDPATQASAPLDSLLPVDTKTSGRQATATGTYGDQFLVPGRQLDGHSGSYVLSLLRTDSGKALPVVRGWLPTGKKAPAAPTGDVTVTGSLQASENTETDGAHTDGGLPSGQVGMISAASLVNLVPYQVYDAWITLPKATPGLTAVPATAPPNTGLDLKAFQNLGYTGEWFVFAGFVVFMWFRLIRREAETARDVKLGIYEAEESSTPVR, encoded by the coding sequence GTGTACCGGTTCCTGCTGACCCCCCGCTGGTGGGGGATCAACGTCTTCGTCCTCCTCGCCATCCCCTTCTGCATCTTCATGGGGTCCTGGCAGCTGAGCCGATTCGAAGCCCGCGTGGCCACCCACACCGCCGCCGAGAAGGCCCCGGACCCGGCCACCCAGGCCTCCGCCCCGCTCGACTCGCTGCTGCCCGTCGACACCAAGACCTCGGGGCGGCAGGCGACGGCGACCGGGACGTACGGGGATCAGTTCCTCGTCCCGGGGCGGCAGTTGGACGGGCACAGCGGTTCCTACGTGCTGAGCCTCCTGCGCACCGACAGCGGCAAGGCCCTCCCCGTCGTCCGCGGCTGGCTGCCCACCGGCAAGAAGGCCCCGGCCGCCCCCACCGGCGACGTCACGGTGACCGGTTCGCTGCAGGCCTCCGAGAACACCGAGACCGACGGCGCGCACACCGACGGCGGGCTGCCCTCCGGCCAGGTCGGCATGATCAGCGCCGCATCCCTCGTCAACCTGGTCCCGTACCAGGTCTACGACGCCTGGATCACCCTCCCCAAGGCGACCCCGGGCCTCACCGCGGTCCCCGCGACCGCCCCGCCGAACACGGGCCTCGACCTGAAGGCGTTCCAGAACCTGGGGTACACCGGCGAGTGGTTCGTCTTCGCCGGGTTCGTCGTCTTCATGTGGTTCCGGCTGATCCGGCGCGAGGCCGAGACCGCCAGGGACGTGAAGCTCGGGATCTACGAGGCCGAGGAGTCCAGCACCCCGGTGCGGTAG
- a CDS encoding SigE family RNA polymerase sigma factor translates to MAEVLEFAAVAAPPLRGAVVRPLRRPRTFGGMPVIAPVPAARPTPSASSVTGIPSQREGADDIMAAGTTVDHLTETYRAHYRSLLGLAALLLDDTASCEDVVQEAFIRVHSARKRVRDPEKTLAYLRQTVVNLSRSALRRRILGLKLLSKPMPDMASAEEGAYDLLERDALKKAMRGLQRRQREVLVLRYFADMTEAQVAETLGISLGSVKAYGSRGIAALRIAMEAPA, encoded by the coding sequence GTGGCAGAGGTTCTCGAATTTGCAGCGGTGGCGGCACCGCCCCTTCGTGGCGCGGTGGTACGCCCCCTTCGGCGACCCCGCACCTTCGGCGGTATGCCGGTGATCGCGCCCGTGCCGGCCGCACGGCCCACCCCGTCCGCCTCGTCCGTCACGGGCATACCGTCACAGCGCGAGGGCGCTGACGACATCATGGCCGCGGGTACCACCGTCGATCACCTCACCGAGACCTACCGCGCCCACTACCGGTCGCTGCTGGGTCTCGCCGCGCTGCTCCTGGACGACACCGCATCGTGCGAGGACGTCGTACAGGAGGCGTTCATCAGGGTGCACTCGGCGCGCAAGCGCGTCCGCGACCCCGAGAAGACCCTCGCCTACCTCCGCCAGACCGTCGTCAATCTGTCCCGGTCGGCGCTGCGCCGCCGCATCCTCGGTCTGAAGCTGCTCTCCAAACCGATGCCCGACATGGCATCGGCGGAGGAGGGCGCCTACGACCTGCTGGAGCGGGACGCGCTGAAGAAGGCCATGCGCGGCCTCCAGCGCCGTCAGCGCGAGGTTCTCGTCCTGCGGTACTTCGCCGACATGACCGAGGCGCAGGTCGCCGAGACGCTGGGGATATCCCTGGGCTCGGTGAAGGCGTACGGCTCCCGGGGCATCGCCGCGCTGCGGATCGCCATGGAGGCTCCGGCATGA
- a CDS encoding aspartate-semialdehyde dehydrogenase — MSSKPTLAVVGATGAVGEVLLQILSQHADVWGEIRLIASPRTAGRKLSVRGEEVEVLPLSEEALEGVQVALFAVPDPVAAQWAPIAAAKGVVVVDSSGVFRMDPDVPLVVPEVNPHAVRIRPRGIVASPQCTTLAMIVAVGALHAEFGLHELVVSTYQAVSGEGWDGVETLRRQTALVAGTKLGTHPGDVRRAVGDDTGPFPAPVAFNVVPWAGEVGEDGWSSEELRLRGEVRKVLALPDVRIAATCVRVPVITAHSLSVHARFENEVAVARANEILATAPGVVLFDNPAAGDFPTPADVVGTDPAWVGRVRRSLDDPYALDLFLCADNLRKGAALNAAQIAEAVAAELTAP; from the coding sequence ATGAGTTCGAAGCCGACGCTCGCGGTCGTCGGAGCGACCGGGGCCGTCGGTGAGGTTCTGCTCCAGATCCTGTCGCAGCACGCCGACGTCTGGGGCGAGATCAGGCTGATCGCCTCCCCGCGCACGGCAGGGCGCAAGCTCTCCGTGCGCGGCGAGGAGGTCGAAGTCCTCCCGCTGAGCGAGGAGGCACTGGAGGGCGTGCAGGTCGCGCTCTTCGCGGTTCCCGACCCCGTCGCCGCCCAGTGGGCGCCGATCGCCGCCGCCAAGGGCGTTGTGGTGGTGGACAGTTCGGGCGTGTTCCGGATGGATCCGGACGTTCCGCTCGTTGTGCCCGAGGTCAATCCGCATGCCGTACGGATCAGGCCGCGCGGCATCGTTGCGTCCCCTCAGTGCACGACCCTGGCCATGATCGTGGCGGTGGGCGCGCTGCACGCCGAGTTCGGGCTGCACGAGCTGGTCGTCTCCACGTACCAGGCCGTGAGCGGCGAAGGGTGGGACGGCGTCGAGACGCTGCGCCGCCAGACGGCGCTCGTCGCCGGTACGAAGCTGGGGACGCACCCCGGTGACGTACGGCGGGCCGTGGGCGACGACACCGGCCCCTTCCCCGCGCCCGTCGCGTTCAACGTGGTGCCGTGGGCGGGCGAGGTCGGCGAGGACGGCTGGTCGAGCGAGGAGCTGCGGCTCCGCGGTGAAGTGCGGAAAGTCCTGGCCCTGCCGGACGTGCGCATCGCGGCGACCTGTGTACGGGTGCCCGTGATCACCGCCCACTCGCTCTCGGTGCACGCCCGTTTCGAGAACGAGGTCGCCGTCGCGCGGGCCAACGAGATCCTGGCGACCGCACCCGGCGTCGTGCTCTTCGACAACCCGGCGGCCGGCGACTTCCCGACCCCCGCCGACGTCGTGGGCACCGACCCGGCCTGGGTGGGTCGGGTGCGGAGGTCGCTGGACGATCCGTACGCCCTCGATCTCTTCCTCTGCGCCGACAACCTCCGCAAGGGGGCCGCGCTCAACGCCGCCCAGATCGCGGAGGCGGTGGCCGCGGAATTGACCGCGCCCTGA
- a CDS encoding aspartate kinase has product MGLVVQKYGGSSVADAEGIKRVAKRIVDAKKNGHQVVVVVSAMGDTTDELIDLAEQVSPIPAGREFDMLLTAGERISMALLAMAIKNLGHEAQSFTGSQAGVITDSVHNKARIIDVTPGRIRTALDEGNIAIVAGFQGVSQDKKDITTLGRGGSDTTAVALAAALDAEVCEIYTDVDGVFTADPRVVKKAQKIDWIAFEDMLELAASGSKVLLHRCVEYARRYNIPIHVRSSFSGLQGTWVSNEPRGDQQVEHAIISGVAHDVSEAKVTVVGVPDKPGEAAAIFRTIADAQINLDMVVQNVSAASTGLTDISFTLPKSEGRKAIDALEKSKPVIGFDSLRYDDQIAKISLVGAGMKTNPGVTATFFEALSDAGVNIELISTSEIRISVVTRADDVNEAVRAVHSAFGLDSDSDEAVVYGGTGR; this is encoded by the coding sequence GTGGGCCTTGTCGTGCAGAAGTACGGAGGCTCCTCCGTAGCCGATGCCGAGGGCATCAAGCGGGTTGCCAAGAGGATCGTCGACGCCAAGAAGAACGGCCATCAGGTCGTTGTCGTGGTGTCCGCGATGGGTGACACGACGGATGAGTTGATCGATCTCGCCGAGCAGGTATCGCCGATCCCTGCCGGGCGTGAGTTCGACATGCTGCTGACCGCCGGAGAGCGGATCTCGATGGCCCTGCTGGCCATGGCGATCAAAAACCTGGGCCACGAGGCCCAGTCGTTCACGGGCAGTCAGGCCGGTGTCATCACCGACTCGGTCCACAACAAAGCCCGGATCATCGACGTCACGCCGGGGCGGATTCGTACCGCTCTCGACGAGGGCAACATCGCCATCGTCGCCGGGTTCCAGGGTGTCAGCCAGGACAAGAAGGACATCACCACGCTCGGTCGCGGTGGGTCCGACACCACGGCCGTGGCGCTCGCCGCCGCGCTCGACGCCGAGGTCTGCGAGATCTACACCGACGTGGACGGGGTCTTCACCGCCGATCCGCGCGTGGTGAAGAAGGCGCAGAAGATCGACTGGATCGCCTTCGAGGACATGCTGGAGCTCGCCGCCTCGGGCTCCAAGGTGCTGCTCCACCGGTGTGTGGAGTACGCCCGCCGTTACAACATTCCGATCCACGTCCGGTCGTCCTTCTCCGGACTGCAGGGCACGTGGGTCAGCAACGAACCGCGAGGGGATCAGCAGGTGGAGCACGCCATCATTTCCGGAGTCGCCCACGACGTCTCCGAGGCGAAGGTCACGGTCGTCGGTGTGCCCGACAAGCCGGGCGAGGCCGCGGCGATCTTCCGCACCATCGCGGACGCGCAGATCAACCTCGACATGGTCGTGCAGAACGTGTCCGCCGCCTCCACCGGGCTGACGGACATCTCCTTCACCCTCCCGAAGTCCGAGGGCCGCAAGGCGATCGACGCACTCGAGAAGTCCAAGCCCGTCATCGGCTTCGACTCGCTCCGTTACGACGACCAGATCGCCAAGATCTCGCTGGTCGGCGCGGGGATGAAGACCAACCCGGGGGTGACGGCCACCTTCTTCGAGGCGCTGTCCGACGCGGGCGTCAACATCGAGCTCATCTCCACCTCCGAGATCCGCATCTCGGTCGTGACGCGCGCCGACGACGTCAACGAGGCCGTGCGCGCCGTGCACTCGGCGTTCGGGCTCGACAGCGACTCGGACGAGGCCGTGGTCTATGGAGGCACCGGGCGATGA
- a CDS encoding DUF5063 domain-containing protein: MSDATLNAVKEDPDDFAVQIADQIESFILAVTAVSKGDDPDSAVPYLLLEVSQLCLAGGRLGAHEDILPADRYEPDLGPEPDVDDLRERFAALLEPIDVYSEVFDPYEPRKAPVACRISDDLADLVTDLRHGLAHYTAGRTTEAMWWWQFSYFSNWGSTASACLRALQSLVAHVRLDQPLAELDGLDTDEDLSEDALAEQAGQVMAEEIAGPLGLRTV, encoded by the coding sequence ATGTCTGACGCAACGCTCAACGCCGTCAAGGAAGACCCGGACGACTTCGCGGTGCAGATCGCCGACCAGATCGAGTCGTTCATCCTCGCCGTCACGGCCGTCTCCAAGGGCGACGACCCGGACAGCGCGGTCCCGTACCTCCTCCTGGAGGTCTCCCAACTCTGCCTGGCCGGCGGCCGCCTGGGCGCGCACGAGGACATCCTCCCGGCGGACCGGTACGAGCCGGACCTGGGCCCGGAGCCCGACGTGGACGACCTGCGCGAGCGCTTCGCCGCGCTCCTGGAGCCCATCGACGTCTACTCCGAGGTCTTCGACCCGTACGAGCCGCGCAAGGCCCCCGTCGCCTGCCGCATCTCCGACGACTTGGCCGACCTCGTCACGGACCTGCGCCACGGTCTGGCGCACTACACGGCGGGCCGCACGACCGAAGCCATGTGGTGGTGGCAGTTCTCGTACTTCTCCAACTGGGGCTCCACCGCCTCCGCCTGCCTGCGCGCCCTGCAGTCCCTGGTCGCCCACGTCCGCCTCGACCAGCCCCTCGCGGAGCTGGACGGCCTGGACACGGACGAGGACCTGAGCGAGGACGCCCTGGCGGAACAGGCCGGTCAGGTCATGGCGGAGGAGATCGCGGGACCGCTGGGCCTGCGGACGGTCTGA
- the recR gene encoding recombination mediator RecR has product MYEGVVQDLIDELGRLPGVGPKSAQRIAFHILQAEPTDVRRLAHALLEVKDKVRFCAICGNVAQQEHCNICRDTRRDLTVICVVEEPKDVVAIERTREFRGRYHVLGGAISPIEGVGPDDLRIRELLTRLADGTVTELILATDPNLEGEATATYLARMIKPMGLRVTRLASGLPVGGDLEYADEVTLGRAFEGRRLLDV; this is encoded by the coding sequence TTGTACGAAGGCGTGGTCCAGGACCTCATCGACGAGTTGGGCAGGCTGCCCGGCGTCGGTCCCAAGAGCGCGCAGCGGATCGCCTTCCACATCCTGCAGGCCGAGCCCACCGACGTCCGCCGCCTCGCGCACGCGCTGCTCGAGGTGAAGGACAAGGTCCGCTTCTGCGCGATCTGCGGGAACGTGGCGCAGCAGGAGCACTGCAACATCTGCCGCGACACCCGCCGCGACCTCACGGTCATCTGCGTGGTCGAGGAGCCGAAGGACGTCGTGGCGATCGAGCGGACCCGTGAGTTCCGCGGCCGCTACCACGTCCTTGGCGGCGCGATCAGTCCGATCGAGGGCGTCGGCCCGGACGATCTCCGCATCCGCGAGCTGCTCACACGCCTCGCGGACGGCACGGTCACCGAGCTGATCCTGGCGACCGACCCGAACCTGGAGGGCGAGGCCACGGCGACGTACCTCGCCCGCATGATCAAGCCGATGGGTCTCAGGGTGACCCGGCTGGCGAGCGGACTCCCGGTCGGTGGCGACCTGGAGTACGCGGACGAGGTGACACTGGGCCGTGCCTTCGAGGGCCGGCGGCTGTTGGATGTCTGA
- a CDS encoding YbaB/EbfC family nucleoid-associated protein, with protein MIPGGGQPNMQQLLQQAQKMQQDLAAAQEELARTEVDGQAGGGLVKATVTGSGELRALAIDPKAVDPDDTETLADLIVAAVQAANENAQQLQQQKLGPLAQGLGGMPGLPF; from the coding sequence GTGATTCCCGGTGGTGGCCAGCCCAATATGCAGCAGCTCCTCCAGCAGGCCCAGAAGATGCAGCAGGACCTCGCAGCGGCCCAGGAAGAGCTGGCGCGGACCGAGGTCGACGGCCAGGCGGGAGGCGGTCTCGTGAAGGCGACGGTGACCGGATCCGGTGAGCTGCGTGCGCTCGCGATCGACCCCAAGGCGGTCGACCCGGACGACACCGAGACGCTCGCGGACCTGATCGTGGCCGCGGTCCAGGCGGCCAACGAGAACGCCCAGCAACTCCAGCAGCAGAAGCTCGGCCCGCTCGCGCAGGGCCTGGGCGGTATGCCGGGGCTCCCCTTCTAA
- a CDS encoding SLATT domain-containing protein, with protein MSQPEMQQPDHHEDAAGAPGTADSAHDADLAGRPFPLGDWGEPAERLDELYRWVEAGALRTSEWYLSDRLWKRRGARGLRTGAAVGAFAGAALPLLDVAGAVDGVVGWGYLALLAGAACLACDRWFGLTAGWMRDVATAQAVQRRLQALQFDWATESVREVLGPTEGTASEAAERCLGVLRRFSEDVTDLVRSETTDWMVEFRAGPAPLVTQSLGAGGFRAEGGAAPRYPMPPGTRPNMPRQRPPESPR; from the coding sequence GTGAGCCAGCCGGAGATGCAGCAGCCCGATCACCACGAGGACGCGGCGGGGGCCCCGGGGACCGCGGATTCCGCGCATGACGCGGATCTGGCCGGGCGGCCGTTTCCGCTGGGCGACTGGGGGGAGCCCGCCGAGCGGCTCGACGAGCTGTACCGCTGGGTCGAGGCGGGGGCGCTGCGGACCTCCGAGTGGTACCTGTCCGACCGCTTGTGGAAGCGGCGCGGGGCGCGGGGGCTGCGGACGGGGGCCGCGGTGGGGGCCTTCGCGGGGGCCGCACTGCCGCTGCTCGACGTGGCCGGGGCCGTGGACGGGGTGGTCGGCTGGGGATATCTGGCGCTGCTCGCGGGGGCGGCGTGCCTGGCGTGCGACCGGTGGTTCGGGCTGACGGCCGGGTGGATGAGGGACGTGGCCACGGCGCAGGCCGTCCAACGGCGGCTGCAGGCGCTGCAGTTCGACTGGGCGACGGAGAGCGTACGAGAAGTGCTCGGGCCGACGGAGGGGACGGCGAGCGAGGCGGCGGAGCGGTGCCTGGGTGTGCTGCGGAGGTTCTCGGAGGACGTGACGGATCTGGTGCGGTCGGAGACGACGGACTGGATGGTGGAGTTCCGTGCGGGGCCCGCGCCGCTGGTGACGCAGTCGCTGGGGGCGGGTGGGTTCCGGGCGGAGGGGGGTGCGGCGCCGCGCTATCCGATGCCGCCGGGGACGCGGCCCAACATGCCCCGGCAGAGACCACCGGAGTCGCCGCGCTGA